The DNA region tgtgtgtgtgtgtgtgtgtgtcggcgtcTGTGCATGgagtgtctgtgcatgtttgcttgtgtacgtgtgtgtgtgtgtgtgtgtgtgtgtgtgtgtgctgctggggTTGTGAGATTTGGGTGTGCCTGTTTAGGGTGTTCTTCCCCAGTCTAATGGTGCAGCCAGGGtgctctgtgcgtgtgtgtgtgggtgtgagtgagaggttccactctgagcttcagtttattcaacagtggaaaaaaaaacaacccccgAAAaggctgcaggagaggagaggggcaGGTCGGGGCATCGCATACCCCCCCCTCACATCAAAACTGGAAGACAGATGAGCGAAACGTTTTTCATCCAAATCCAGATTTAAAAACACCCGGCCGAGTGCGAACgttacatgcagacacacatttgtcagtaaATACATGCTGACTCATTTGCAAAGTGCCTCTCAGTTGGGTGGTTGCAGCACTTAGTCACATATTACCCATGACCTCCTCCGTTGAGCTCTGACCTTATCTGATGGTTACATCACCAGTGGGAAGGAATGTGCGGCTCCATATCTGCCTGGACCCCGGTGCCGAGGAGCCTTTGTGCAACTGTCTGTGTTGTTACAGTGCCGGCCCGGAGGAAGACATCCTAGCAATGGTTGTTGACCTAGCTGCGGCGTATACGATCCCTTCACCCCTGAGAGCctcgagggagggagagtgcaTCAAATAATTCAAGAACTAAACATGTGTTGGGTTTGTTTGGCGCTGCACGGCTCCTCCTTATCTGTATCTGATCTGAGGGGGGACTTGTAGAGGAAGGACTCGGGAGAAAAGGGTTGTGGCCTCACAGCTCTTGGGCTTGTGGGTTTCTCCAGGGTCAGAGTCCACGATAGTGCTGATCCCCCGACCATCGCCCCCTGCTGCAGGCCAGCAGTAGCACAGGGAGATGACAGTCtactacacacaacacatgggAAGAACTGGGTGGCGTGTGTACAACAGAGAAATGAGTATAAAGCAGTATTGTTATTTGTGCCATTGCTGCATCTGTGCAGAAACTTTAAGAGTATTTAGTAGACCTCGAATTCTGAGATAAATGCAAATGTTACATAGAGAAAAATGCAGTACCTGTGGCGGAAAGGCAAGGACATGAAAACCACGTCCTGGTTACTGGTTTTAATATTGTGGCCGATGGctgtgcatttgtttgtgcGGGTATCAGACAGTGAGTGTATTTTCCCTGGAATGTGAGAGGCGTAGAGGAGGGGAGCGGGAGGAGAGGGTGGTAGAGGGGGGGGAAACGAAGAACAAAAAGCTGAACTGGTGCCAATAACCCAACCTCAACTGGAAGGGGGGGGCATGTTGGGCTGCCTGTCtctgatttttcttcttcttttcttttactctCCTATCAATAGTAGGAAAGGTGTCCATGCCTCCTCTTTTTATTATCTCTTTGTGGTTGCTGTTTTGTGGTTAGTGGGGAGGATACattttacgtgtgtgtgtgtgtgtgtctgtctgtctgtctctaaccACCTctatctacctgtctgtctctttctctgtgccCTCCTTTAACCTGAAACAGCAGGTATTCTAGGACAGGTTAAATGAGAAAGCATGTGTGGATCAGGTTTCTGTCATCTTATCCCTTTGGACTCGCGTCGTCTCTTCTCCGGTGTcactgtgtgcacacacacacacacacacacacacacacacacacacacacacacacacacacacacacacacacacacacacacacacatacacacacacacacacatgcatctcaGAGCTGGACGGATAGTGTGCTTCAGAGATAAATGAgactgtgcacgtgtgtgttggTAAAAGCATTTTCTGGCATTGTTAATCATATACGCTGCTCATTGAATActtgtgtgggtgcgtgtgttttcatgttactgtgtgtgttattttgtgctTGTGATTGATAAATGGCTTCTGCAGTTAGTGTGGAAGTAGAAAACCAGTGTCACTGCCTGGCCACTGATGGAagaccagagagagaaagaggggaagaaaaaggttggagagcgagagagagggatagagcaGATACTAAGTGGATAAAGAAGTGAGGGCGGAACAGGAAATTGGCAGGGTAAACAGTAGGAGAGATGAAGTCCTTACAAATATGTACCCTGTGATAAGAACTCCATACGTACATGTcatttttgtgcgtgtgtgtgtgtgtgtgtgtgtgtgcgtagctGCAAAGACCAAAAGCGAATCACCTGGCAAGCTGCTGATACATGCAGACTCAAATTGATTGCCCGTCTGGTTTCATACATTAGCATTTTTCTGCTATTATGTGAGATGGCAGGATTGTGAAACGCTTTTGAAATGTGTGCATCAACGGAATGCACGTACGAGTGTGTGCGCTTGCATTCCTGTGTGTACATGCTGAGAGGCAAGCCTGTGGTTAGGTTACATCTCCCTGCAGCGCGGCAGAACAGTGTCTCGTTGCGTCATACGGAGTCAGTTAATAACAGGCTAAACCACAAAGGCCATCCGCTGCTCTATTTCTCATCTTCCAGCAGTACAGTGATTAAGCTGCAGTGATGCGTTAGGCAGGGTTATGTTTTGAAGTAAAGTCAAGCTTGTGCATTTTTCAGTTCTGCATGCAAGTGAACCGGGCACTGAGTGAAGGTCGAATGCGTAAGTTGCTCCACTGGAAAAACCGGAGAGAGATAGCGGTACAGTTGTCAGGACATATACAGTGCTAAGTGTGTGCCACCGAGCTGGGCTGCAGCGTTTAATACTGTGTGCAGTCACACCCCCCCGACGCCATCCCCCCCAGCTCTCACAGCATGCAACATCCTTGCCACAGGAATTTAATTGCTCTGTAAACaagtcttttgttttgttgcacaCTGTTTGCTCATGCACACAAGATGTATTAAAAGCTTCAGTCCTGCCGTGACGAGAGGAGAATGTCATATCAGAGCACAACACATCACTGATTTAATGTGGGCTGACAAAAAAGAAACTGCACGCAGACCTGGATGCAGTGCTGCATTTGTATTATCTCTGTGAAGATAGGCAGGGATAGGATGTTAGGCAGAAAGGAAATAGAGTGGTCCTCATTTTATGACTGCATTATCATATCATTTATCTATCCATGCAGCTACACAAAGCTTGTCTTGTGATCGCGATACGTATGTAGTAACCagtccttttttattttctcttgtcTCCAGACGTACGAGCGCCAGTATAGAATCCCTGAGCAGCGAGAGGGAGGCCTGCTGCAACTACTGGGAGATCACACTCCGCCCAAACACCAGCTTCGCGGCTCCCTCCTTCCTGCACACGCACTCGCACACACGCAGCAAACACAGCAAGCCCTCACGCAACAATTCCAGCATACACACCAACACCAAATCAGTCGAGACTGGATCACGTCTACAGCACCTTCTGCGTCCCCAGCAAATCCTGCAGATTCTGAGCCAGCCAGAGAGCTGTCAGGAGCCGGTAGGACCACTTTGCTCAATCCCAACCAACCCTTCTTACGAATGGGGACTCAGAGCCCCTCGCCTCAGAGATCCCTGACTCCAGACCTGCAGTTGCCAGTGGTTACAGATGCCAGTATTCTCAACCTGACGTCTCTCAGCAGGTGTGGTTCATTTTTTCCTGGTTACTGGGTGTTATTACGTGGTAAACAAGAACACTACACCAAAAATACTGTTTGCCATGCGTAGCTGATGGGGAAATTGATATAGAATGGTGATATTTTTGTGTTGCAATATTATGTTTTTGagtgtttaatttttttaaacaattgaGCAGCTCAATGATGAaaatgcaaacatttaaaaaaacgatCTGATAATAAGCAGCATATTGGAAGATATCTCAATGTGTAAGACCATATTTAAATAGAACTTAATAAGGGCTCAACTCTCATGATAAAATCATATGAAAGTCCTACACAACTGTCAAACAAACATAGTAAATGTTCACTCTGGATTTGGTGATCTTTCTCCCCACTCATCTcggtgttttctctgtgtgccTCTCTCTAGGGGGAGGGGTTTGCAAGAGGTCAGCGAACAGCTCTTTGGGAACATCAAGAGAAAGTACGGGAGGAAAGACTCCCAGAGGATGCTCTGTAGCCCCCACAGTGCTGATTCACCATggggaagacagacagagaagggGTCCGAGAGCCCATCTCAATCAGAAGAGAGGCAGAGGTacaggcaggaggagacagctgAGCGGTTCCacgaagaaagagaggaaaggagaaaagaggacAGGGAGCGAGCAGTTGCTGCGAGGAAAGGAGATGAAGAAGACAGAGGGATGCACATGCTGACAGAGGAagggaaaggaagaaagaggcgGAGGAGGCCTTCTTTTGACAAGTCATTTTCCGTAGTGGAGCAGACACAACGGCAAGACACTGACTCTGCAGACAAGCACCAGCCGGGGCCCCCAGAACCCAAAGTAGCACATAAGATGGAGACTCACAAAAATGATTCTCGTCTCACAAGTCAAGCTGATGTCAGTGGAGAGAGGGTGGAAAAACCGGAGAGGGCAGATAAAGGcgataaaagagaaaaaggagagagggcagacagggcagagagaggagagacggtAACAGGCAGACTTGAACCCGAGTCAGCTCTCAGTGCAAACAGAGTGAAGAAGAACCCTGTGGGTCGCCCTAAAATCCACACAGACATCCTTAAACACAGAGAATCTACTCACAATCTAATCAACAAACCCATTCTTAACACAAACCTCAGACTCCCGAGCCCAAATCCCAGCCCGAGTCCCAGGAGTAGCATCAGTCCTAGCCCCAGCCCTAAATCCAGACCTAACATCAGCCCCAGCCCAAGCCCTAGACCCAGGATGGCCCTGAGTCCCAGCCCCAGCCACAGCACCAGCTCCACAGCCAGTTCCAGACCAACCAAGGCCAAGGACAGATGGTCCTACCTGAAAGCTAAAAGCCATGCCAGCCTCGCGTCACCCCAGAGAGACAACTGGGTTAGCCCGTCGACCCTAACAGACCCACCTTCAGCCTTTCCCATCACCCCCTCTAGCCCCCTTTACACCAACACTGACAGCCTGACCGTCCACCCGCCCGTCAAGAGGAAACGAGGGCGCCCCAAGAAGCAGCCGCTCCTGACAGTGGAGACCATCCATGAGGGCACGTCCACATCTCCTCCAAGTCCACGGGCACAGGAAACATCAGCAGGGCTAAATAGTAGGAAGAAGATGCACACAATGAACACATTAGTGCAAATGGCATCTGCGACCACCAGTGCCAACTCTAACAGTCTGAAACTGAAGCGTGGGAGGGGCCATTGCAGGCCAGTGAATAAGATAAAGCTTGGGAAAATGCAGAGCATCCTGAATGAGATCCTGTCAGGTTCCGGTCAGAATGGCAGTCTGCCTCTGAAGTCATCTTCTGCCCCTGTTACCTCAGCAATGAGCGCCATGGCATCCACCATTGAGGCTCGACTGGGGAAACAGATAAATGTCAGCAAGAGAGGAACCATCTACATCGGTAAGAAGAGAGGGCGAAAACCCAGAGCGGAAACCCAAGGCTCCAACCCTAACAAAACCACTAGGGACAAGCTTCCGCTGTCTGTCTCCACAGCCAGTTTCTATGAAAGCCCTGTAGTGCCTTCAACCATGTCTCCCAGCTCCAGTGCTCCATCCATAAGAGCCAGCCACCCAGATACCAACATGCCCAGTTTGCAGCCCATCTCAGCCCTCACCTCCAAGCTGCCAAGCAGGGGCTTCCTCTCAGGAGGGTGGAAACTCTCTCCACCCCGCCTTCTGGCCAATTCACCCTCCCACCTGTCAGAGGTGGCGTCAGTGAAGGAGGTGACCCTGTCTCCCATCAGTGAGTCCCACAGTGAGGAAACGATTCCCAGTGACAGTGGGATTGGGACAGATAACAACAGCACCTCGGATCAAACTGAGAAGGGTCCCGCCTCAAGACGCAGGTGCAGTGACACTGCTAAGATACACCTATTTACCTCTCCTGACATTTATTAATGGATGTGGTTGTTTTTAATATGAGTTTCATGTTGTGTTCATACAGGTACTCCTTTGATCTGTGTGGGTTTGAGGCTGTGGAGGCAGCAGCCCTGGAAGCATCTAACAGGGGCAGCAGAACACGCTGTGAACGACAAGTGACCGCGGTCGACAACTTCctgtcacagcaggaaaaaaagcaaaaacatcaTCGGCGGAAGAGGAAGTGCCTACAGAGCCGGGATCATCTTGACTTCCTCTCTGAACTGGAGGAGGTAAGAAAGACTTTGATAAATTCTGTGGGTAATGCTTGACCATCATGTGCATGTGGTGCATTTGCctaaatgtttcctctcttcaACCTCCCTCTAGGTTGTGGtgaagctccagcagctccgaGTGTCTCACAGACGATACACCTGCTACCCACAGCAGCCATATCCCTCCATCTTCCGCCTCAACTTCCACCATTACTACCCAGTTACCTATGACTCCTACCCCTGCGATTCCAGCGCATACCTCCGCAGGAGCGCCGATCTGAAGGCAAAGAGGAGACGCGGCCGTCCAGCCAAAGCCAGCGAGCCAATCACATCGAAGCTGCCTTTTGTTCAAGGATATAGTTATCCGCTGGCAGGGGGAAATTACTATGCAGCACCGTACGCGATGCCTTATGCACCTCCTCTGAGTCTGGGCTACTTTCCCCCTGCTCCACAATTTTACCTGCCCCACCATTCGCTAGGACCTGCACCTCCATCTCCCTTCATGAGGcctgctgccccccctcccaAGGCTTTCCACTCCAGTGGACACGCCAAGCTCCAGGCAGGGGCCAAGCTTCGCAGCACTAGTGGGCCACTCCAAGGGCCCTCTGTGAGGGGAGAGGGCCTCGGCTCCCTGGGCTGTGGCAGTGCAGGTGGTCTTGCGGGGGTTCGTCTCCATAAGaggaaacacaagcacaaacataaGCACAAAGATGAACCCCTCCTTTCACCGCGAGACCGACAGGAGCTGGGCGGGCTCTTCAGTGGAGCGAAGACCACTGCACGTCTCAGCATGCTGAGTGACAGGAGGGACTTGTCCAGTCAGGGGTCTGCAAAGCATCTTGAGAAGCAGAGGGGCATCAGTAGAGGCTCAAGCCTGGGATCCAGCTTAGGGATGTTTGAGTCAGACCAGCTGTCCACACACTCTCTCGCTGACAGCCAGTTACACTCCCGTCAGACTGGACAGCCTATACACAGCTTCATGAGCAGCTATAGAAGCCAATCGCAGCGATCAGAGTCCGCCTCTGATCTCTTTCTGGGGTCACGGGAGGACGAGTGCGgtgggaggagcaggaagaccaGGCTCGCTGTGTTTGGAGATCAGGGCCTAATGTCATTCCAAAGTGCCAGGCAGGAGCCAGGACAGATGAACACGTGTTCCAGTCCCTCCCTCACTGGTAAGAACCTCTTATATCAGGATTAGCTGTTCACTCTGTATTTACCAGGGAGTGCGCTGCCCTTCTGCCATGATCAGAAACCATGACAgcaggaatgtttttttgtcttttgacaGCGGCAGCATGGTATTGGCTGTGGCATTATTCACTTTGATGAAGTGTTGGAGGTTTGAGGTTAGCCCAAACTACAATAAGTGCCTGTTGCTTGCTTGTCTTCATCTAACCAGTTCACTCATGGTTAGACTTCCTGTTGCTACTTAACATTTAAATCCATACTTGGTTCACCTGTGGAAAATTAATGACATGAATCATTAGGGGGTGTTTAGGTGACATCAACAGCAATGAAACTCATCACGGAGTATTTTGTGAAACGGTGCAACTAACAGTGACTTCACACGAGATTTGAAAGGTCGTGTTGTGGCTTTATTTTAGTCACTTGCACGAccacaaattaaatcaatgatGGCAATTATCATGATGTCGACAGTGCAGAGAGGCTCCAGAGTCTACACAGTAGTTAATGcctcacaagacacacacaagccacGTGTGTGTTTAACTTTAAGCTACCATGGTTGTAGAAGTGAATGCGTTGCTAAATCAGGAGGATGTTTGCAAAATATTGATATCCAATATATAATTCTATCCTCCAGTGATAATGGACTTGTTATTTGCTGTGGTAGAGTATTAATCACACACTTAGTCAGCGTTAAAGGAGCTTTCCGAATGTTAAATGTACAGCAGACTGCAGTATGCTCACCAAAGTGGTTCCTATTTACAAATATGCTACGGACAAAATTACTTGGACTTAAATCAGACAAAGAAGCAGAGTAGACTTAAAGTCTGTCTACCAGGCTAATGTGTATTTTGGTACATTCTGTATTCTGATGTCTTTGAGCACATCTGGCTGGGGATAGAAAGAACATAATGCATGGATGGAGACGACTATAATTCACcaatctctccttcctccccaccctccctccctttctcccctCCTGCCAATGCCTTTGCCAGAGATATATTATTCACACAGtgtgatttattttctacaGACATGCCATAAAGGGCCCTTGCCTGTGTTAAAAGAGCTGGCTGGCAGCCAGGGGTTTAATGACTGGGGCCTAGTCCAGTGGCGGGGAGGAGAAGCCAGGGGCTCAGTTAGAatacacccccccacaccccccaaccccaccccaGGGGATCCAAGAGGGATGACTCATATGCACAAACTACCACCTCCCCCTCACCCCTACACCCCTACACCCCAACCCTACTCAAACCCAGGCCTTCCATGTTATATCCCTCCAGTGTTGTTCTACCTCTTCTACCTTCAATGTCCTTCACTATCTCCCCTTGTGCTGCTTCTGCAGTTTTCGCCCGAgctttcctcctctcactctcttccacTCTCTTCCACTATCCCCACATCTGTGAGCAGACTTCCCCTTGTTCCTccgcctcttcctccccttccccCCTCTTCTATCTCTTTTGCCCTTCTTCCAATTCTCTTTCTGCGTTTTCCCTCGTCTCCCCTCCCCCTCGTTTCCCCATTACCCTCTCTTTTTCCCATTCCTTCTACCCCTCCTCTAGCATGACTTACTGCTCCACTTCACAGCTTTAGCCCAATTAAAACACA from Limanda limanda chromosome 5, fLimLim1.1, whole genome shotgun sequence includes:
- the setbp1 gene encoding SET-binding protein, which gives rise to MEPRDLVGSARPKEVELQGGRAGPNAEDRDGARGAHGPVCGDDVINGAASEGEGLEEQGEGLLEEQEFSIKEASFQEGSLKLKIQTTKRTKKPPKSLENYICPPEIRMTIRPPTGEGKAGRQGRGGAGRGQKDEERGPPRKRTYERQYRIPEQREGGLLQLLGDHTPPKHQLRGSLLPAHALAHTQQTQQALTQQFQHTHQHQISRDWITSTAPSASPANPADSEPARELSGAGRTTLLNPNQPFLRMGTQSPSPQRSLTPDLQLPVVTDASILNLTSLSRGRGLQEVSEQLFGNIKRKYGRKDSQRMLCSPHSADSPWGRQTEKGSESPSQSEERQRYRQEETAERFHEEREERRKEDRERAVAARKGDEEDRGMHMLTEEGKGRKRRRRPSFDKSFSVVEQTQRQDTDSADKHQPGPPEPKVAHKMETHKNDSRLTSQADVSGERVEKPERADKGDKREKGERADRAERGETVTGRLEPESALSANRVKKNPVGRPKIHTDILKHRESTHNLINKPILNTNLRLPSPNPSPSPRSSISPSPSPKSRPNISPSPSPRPRMALSPSPSHSTSSTASSRPTKAKDRWSYLKAKSHASLASPQRDNWVSPSTLTDPPSAFPITPSSPLYTNTDSLTVHPPVKRKRGRPKKQPLLTVETIHEGTSTSPPSPRAQETSAGLNSRKKMHTMNTLVQMASATTSANSNSLKLKRGRGHCRPVNKIKLGKMQSILNEILSGSGQNGSLPLKSSSAPVTSAMSAMASTIEARLGKQINVSKRGTIYIGKKRGRKPRAETQGSNPNKTTRDKLPLSVSTASFYESPVVPSTMSPSSSAPSIRASHPDTNMPSLQPISALTSKLPSRGFLSGGWKLSPPRLLANSPSHLSEVASVKEVTLSPISESHSEETIPSDSGIGTDNNSTSDQTEKGPASRRRYSFDLCGFEAVEAAALEASNRGSRTRCERQVTAVDNFLSQQEKKQKHHRRKRKCLQSRDHLDFLSELEEVVVKLQQLRVSHRRYTCYPQQPYPSIFRLNFHHYYPVTYDSYPCDSSAYLRRSADLKAKRRRGRPAKASEPITSKLPFVQGYSYPLAGGNYYAAPYAMPYAPPLSLGYFPPAPQFYLPHHSLGPAPPSPFMRPAAPPPKAFHSSGHAKLQAGAKLRSTSGPLQGPSVRGEGLGSLGCGSAGGLAGVRLHKRKHKHKHKHKDEPLLSPRDRQELGGLFSGAKTTARLSMLSDRRDLSSQGSAKHLEKQRGISRGSSLGSSLGMFESDQLSTHSLADSQLHSRQTGQPIHSFMSSYRSQSQRSESASDLFLGSREDECGGRSRKTRLAVFGDQGLMSFQSARQEPGQMNTCSSPSLTGVPSKRRYKRREVEQIQKDVRRMHSMNFEHVQKILRAKRLQRQAKTGNNVVKRRPGRPRKQPLEVPEPTGRREENRADGRSLDMLASRRGDGRTLGMPVLERCDDLPGRQSHRPNMAPEPLEFSNHDSISATIETVVHQARSLALPAKGTKRRGRGHSRDELWDPSNQ